Proteins found in one Megachile rotundata isolate GNS110a chromosome 14, iyMegRotu1, whole genome shotgun sequence genomic segment:
- the LOC100877464 gene encoding uncharacterized protein LOC100877464 isoform X2: MNYGGNMPDWHQYNASQTNEVTSSTQNVNSGHLAFIPGVNHSTLNALSLGSENLNKHQSDATFNPRNYQSYNNVSNGPNIPNNSPLASMVQMQNCIGHYGSTNTRNPMLDNINTSVDPRNATVGAINDEIGYRTNQVPFNGPIGHLSGPSCNLNASSGPIPGPGPGPGSGFGPQTNSGPGSNSGNNSGNGPGPNSMYGPGPRHGPIPGPGSGSGSGNLGPRSTNINSVSSGKSGPSSFMPCKGVCCNSNPNINYQQWEKFGPYQNAAPFRDNVHLSGCQMENRHFGNNCNFRKDNLEGKEVMGPVLPNAPAIDHRRNYSDYKYHKDHLAHRNYPASSGMFHNYNVQNYNYSTEHQKYTYPMKEHPKANNMNMSNSGMLKHQEQNFITQQKFNNKQFQYQNGNMLPKGVPTLNVNTNMASSPQNPYLNAQFPRNITTEMNHECQETTDSTAVVNRIPNTFMHSTPSQHQVYQHKIAMQKYAMENHLRELSNIPGYQSHPKYKECVLRYREILKLQQSTGYQNPVQQNPRVATPVNASVPPINLHFDQNGMLINSSYIADGFSKVQHAPAVEQPSESIEKQSKDQAIAIANEKRQQVQQAEQLIIPPQSERIPSSCVETFQKQNQFPIRKDFNQNQLKVQTSESHSFDTLNAVKNNETAMLQQKASKEFANKPELDVRQFLANWDETDDEDGATSNLQDTALSETTPVVVVSYENVDLSPKTPQDAEVSKRTSYCSNETDLDNGKEGETNAIATQDCLTISYSPSESTEIAKTSKRTIREGVVKPGSIIHCISNGPDEIPTIHIVDNLEISNILGTCSEQVIQTLEKQKTISFFKETSNNETEPMTLEDTEQQDKNETDVLSTNYDGSLNDVTKTDNMEDPDPVRTSTVSINSQELRTKNNLDVTNNMDLKKQSSFASEESHNPDDISLPDLPTSECTPISTTLNTPIHSDTEESSQNMEDLSISTNPIEVMQNSPVISFTQLNNEEKSKNRSLGTLELEFQKQNSYKTNDQEVTLGNFNFASDCKVKSAETKGKQVKSLGINTVKKKVFLIDGREIDTRISDTCAALTSIEYELGVEQEPVDHEKSSERASPGCVKHRSARKSTDSVDNIVQNVVSTGINANLSPAESDDETQIRRRKIKTSSVSTSTNSEVDIRKRAKEKMDLEDKGANKYSERSLSQRKDTTDHLRQSKGSDARRFDEASSSQSEEHPVCHMTSQYKHYSVAVIKDKVTLSDKRSGRGLDRTSGDKSPETRTSNNTKEFLDEMEIKKRVSGRTHESVQSSRKSELLQKDLKPVDGDVRYTAEEIRMLKEYRRRKVQDKSKHSFKTSEEPQKNDENSSRSRSSKLECPQIRQSNELHGACSEQNLSVVESTAKKLDTREEMGHACSKSFCKNTDFGIQVANVNLKIKDNDMGKELILGEKGQEQIKDSLEGIQIQINVSCTDQNSKGQEQKRLLYDDRGLYEVEESPALDCQCRIHAKEQETVDASRTADKVHRVTDKPVDAVEVTTVDTNANFFKKRRRASMGTNEDTCVLTSTRSDACCKEMLKADSVGIYPVDDKLKRAISNTAIVDANNKIKAKSKCEGDREDSKNLETVKVQKAPFTSFVDTSMEVFKRHEEKEAAHQPKNTKKLLDSGLEARSLSSLNSLDFNFDYKKYSNVNFERELDDDYPGKWKKPKIDQIFEDCDVFQSSSGYVNPIFSSIDKLEDLHTVPVYTTKDGKISYSPNRRFTYHELMMEARKRETCVSAKKSHYADTWNNYYNSKFRKLYKRKRHHPFSEKKKYEFKSTKYLYDRKRNYSDEFYGKSNTRYKDYVHSIKNNNAVWIDQYKMDSSSDSDEEIKRRIAESSSKKSHETKLVSSKSPKNHVTVDELDGDCRNKEDDMSDVCLSKDKSTCLEESQSVQVQSLDGGTDATLPTTDQGKEEANSNLNECSALEELCELTPEKLEVNESKNLSDECTEPPVDESKDSTVPANEEETVNTADGSSALELLNEAPSSMNEDEQNASSNVEEDKNSEICLSETTQLDKQEEESDGSKVVDDQPSVDNAENIKQVDASEDLQSHQTESAEFEINVADCPTTESSESRVDSSNITAQISEEFLESEKYISTSDKMAEESSENVNNKVDEEPPIISEENILDCAEENIQLTEEIVLLSKEQEPEECMSEEIEKNVESLVYENGGNSPKEAVNEMSEEQENSESQLVQMDTAIDQQNNLDFGMLETVENQKDIVIASVQMGQNEEEPNLLDFSKDTIYNENDNAIESLEASNAEEMEMALSSIKDTSVEEQEMMDHLHDHCNEMQSMSEHNSTRSSSVEKEMPVLNEYCTIDDSPVEHPDDIDRTEYDTEKQDPLSFDPYGNCSHSPESNTDVKAIPKLIIKKDALNTKPESLSNCTETDNCSDMYDAKLLPETRPKIPKMIIVKSRSRSATPTVELLEKAKSERTPQHSSEDNDVNVNVDNSDSEQYTLKYNYKNKVPKVKIKLEDISSKDLKLYLKRKALKSVPKMKIKKLKNQDVKHVSKYETQDTSESDATDSENESHQASMVSDAESEKIPKLRLKRQDEDKSAEQVREKDSKVIPKKSRKTKEEDAKHSVKQDNIAADDELRKKFPQYIIEKVPKVIIKRTQIGTEFKCEISKSKKASVAETSKWQPKVKLQRLELLDHIVKDLKQSKITLKNIFNTPTLVTDSSTSVADKNLNQNSKVKLSRSNSVSSLSPVKCKQRRLSDSGYLKDTKSISEFSSNSRSSNDRVAGSTLVNDETAKKKNRKRLSSQSKSVNTDLNNQNESDEMSRSTDRNFRNFLINEYNDLMITKGEYNSCFMTEESSPSVENKFLESDITRLHSYDNNDNSIIKVESSDDSQTTIEILPASPDSCDGETEKNCEFERINKLHMEDAIPTQLELELELIDNKMQHSGMFMLDNDHASHSKNEYLNEKSRETYFSEFQRSSDDTFSQNKYMFEQNGQSSRNTSNDYFYCTDLLVKEVLAAKEALKKCLTRPENKDLESWTSRPKTMAEKKQGSSFNFKGFEESCEPECAGCNDGDDAKVHRKSKNLEKKEHKSPRRDAEEAEERYLKQNKHLSVGKEISKDSQNEMIYTVECPTASTCGRTNVPESTTISLKTSKKSDKDSTNEVSAIETDITELTDKLKDGKEFHGEKSKKEANSTQSQKEEGSNDSKTKEDNMPLLIPEFALNFDSSSDRDSSRSPPVITNQEEVNNATTGEKSIENKVIAPIEKIAEGKDSYKDCEMTIADIITQLAYHEKATIKHKRYCNLCERWFPTTSRHRRHLAGYQHRYMELTQRKSIHALFILFTGKPCPRLLPANVIRNDCSIGELTPLQIAVQDIAKCVEYTQQDFKTKE; this comes from the exons ATGAACTACGGTGGAAATATGCCAGATTGGCACCAATATAATGCTTCTCAAACAAATGAAGTTACGTCTTCTACTCAAAATGTGAATTCTGGTCACTTAGCATTCATTCCTGGTGTTAATCATTCTACCTTGAATGCTCTCAGTCTTGGCTCAGAGAATCTTAACAAGCATCAAAGTGATGCCACTTTTAATCCAAGAAACTACCAGTCTTACAACAATGTCTCAAATGGTCCTAACATTCCAAATAATAGTCCTCTTGCATCCATGGTGCAAATGCAAAACTGTATTGGACACTATGGTTCTACGAATACAAGGAACCCTATGTTGGATAACATAAATACTTCAGTGGATCCTAGAAATGCTACAGTTGGAGCTATAAATGATGAAATAGGATATCGGACTAACCAGGTGCCTTTTAATGGGCCTATTGGCCATCTAAGTGGGCCAAGTTGTAATTTAAATGCATCATCTGGACCTATACCTGGACCTGGACCAGGACCAGGTTCAGGATTTGGACCACAAACTAATTCTGGGCCAGGATCTAATTCTGGAAACAATTCTGGGAATGGTCCTGGCCCTAATTCTATGTACGGACCCGGTCCTAGGCATGGACCTATACCAGGACCTGGATCAGGATCAgggtctggaaatttgggaccaaGAAGCACTAATATTAATTCAGTATCTTCTGGAAAATCTGGACCTTCTTCGTTTATGCCTTGTAAAGGTGTTTGTTGTAATTCTAATCCTAATATTAATTATCAACAGTGGGAAAAGTTTGGACCTTATCAAAATGCTGCACCCTTTAGAGATAATGTACATTTGTCTGGTTGCCAAATGGAAAACAGACATTTTggaaataattgcaattttagaaaGGATAATTTAGAAGGTAAAGAAGTAATGGGACCTGTATTACCTAATGCACCTGCCATAGATCATAGAAGAAACTATTCTGATTACAAATATCATAAAGATCATTTAGCACATAGGAATTATCCAGCGTCTTCGGGAATgtttcataattataatgtacaaaattataacTATTCGACAGAGCATCAGAAATATACTTATCCTATGAAAGAGCATCCaaaggcaaataatatgaatatgTCGAATTCAGGAATGCTTAAACACCAAGAACAGAACTTTATTACTCaacagaaatttaacaataaacAGTTTCAATATCAAAATGGAAATATGCTACCTAAAGGAGTGCCTACATTAAACGTCAACACTAATATGGCGTCGTCCCCACAAAATCCTTATTTGAATGCACAATTTCCACGAAACATTACAACCGAAATGAATCACGAATGTCAAGAAACTACTGACAGCACTGCAGTTGTAAATAGAATACCGAACACGTTTATGCATAGTACTCCTTCTCAGCATCAAGTGTATCAACATAAAATTGCGATGCAAAAATATGCGATGGAAAATCACCTTAGGGAATTGAGTAACATACCTGGTTATCAGTCTCACCCAAAATATAAAGAATGTGTTCTGAGATACAGGGAAATATTAAAACTACAACAATCAACTGGTTACCAAAATCCTGTTCAACAGAACCCACGCGTTGCAACGCCAGTTAACGCTTCGGTACCACCGATTAATTTACACTTTGACCAGAATGGTATGTTGATAAATTCAAGCTACATCGCTGATGGATTTAGTAAAGTGCAGCATGCGCCAGCGGTAGAACAACCATCAGAAAGCATAGAAAAACAGTCTAAGGATCAAGCCATAGCCATTGCCAATGAAAAGCGTCAGCAAGTGCAGCAAGCAGAACAGTTAATAATCCCTCCACAAAGCGAGCGTATTCCTTCATCTTGCGTGGAAACGTTTCAGAAGCAAAATCAGTTTCCTATACGCAAGGATTTTAATCAGAACCAATTAAAAGTACAAACGAGTGAGAGTCATAGTTTTGATACATTAAACGCTGTTAAGAATAACGAAACAGCGATGTTGCAGCAGAAAGCTTCTAAAGAATTTGCCAATAAACCAGAGCTCGATGTCCGGCAGTTTTTGGCCAACTGGGACGAAACCGACGATGAAGATGGGGCGACATCGAATTTGCAAGACACTGCTTTGAGTGAAACAACTCCAGTTGTCGTGGTAAGTTACGAAAACGTGGATCTATCGCCGAAAACACCGCAGGATGCTGAGGTATCCAAAAGAACTAGCTATTGCTCAAACGAAACGGACTTGGACAATGGTAAGGAAGGCGAAACAAACGCGATAGCAACTCAAGATTGTTTAACGATATCTTACTCGCCGTCTGAGAGCACCGAAATTGCGAAGACATCCAAACGAACGATCAGAGAAGGCGTGGTAAAACCTGGTAGCATTATACACTGTATAAGCAACGGTCCTGACGAAATACCCACGATACATAtagttgataatttagaaataagcAACATTCTAGGCACGTGTAGCGAACAAGTCATACAAACGTTGGAAAAACAGAAGACGATATCTTTCTTCAAGGAAACGAGTAACAACGAAACGGAACCGATGACTCTGGAAGACACTGAGCAGCAAGATAAGAACGAGACTGACGTATTATCAACTAATTATGATGGATCTCTTAACGATGTAACCAAAACCGACAACATGGAGGATCCTGATCCCGTTCGAACGAGTACTGTGTCTATAAACAGCCAAGAGTTGAGAACAAAAAACAATCTGGACGTTACTAACAACATGGACTTGAAGAAGCAGAGTAGCTTCGCGAGCGAGGAATCCCATAATCCAGACGATATCAGTTTACCAGATTTACCAACATCAGAATGCACGCCAATCTCTACTACCTTGAACACTCCTATTCATTCTGACACAGAAGAGTCCTCACAGAACATGGAGGACCTGTCTATCTCGACAAACCCGATAGAGGTGATGCAGAACAGTCCTGTGATCAGTTTCACCCAACTCAACAACGAGGAAAAATCAAAAAACAGATCTCTTGGCACGCTGGAGCTGGAATTTCAGAAACAAAACAGTTACAAAACAAACGATCAAGAAGTAACCCTTGGTAACTTCAACTTTGCAAGTGATTGCAAAGTAAAATCAGCTGAAACTAAAGGTAAGCAGGTAAAAAGTTTGGGGATCAATACAGTAAAAAAGAAGGTGTTCTTGATAGATGGTAGAGAGATTGATACGAGGATTTCAGACACGTGTGCTGCTTTGACGTCCATCGAGTACGAACTAGGTGTTGAACAAGAGCCAGTGGATCATGAGAAAAGTTCAGAGCGTGCGTCTCCTGGTTGTGTGAAACACAGAAGCGCCAGGAAATCGACGGATTCGGTGGATAACATCGTTCAGAATGTTGTTTCCACAGGTATCAATGCAAATTTGAGCCCAGCTGAATCTGACGACGAAACGCAAATCAGAAGGAGAAAAATAAAGACTTCGAGCGTGTCCACCAGTACCAACTCCGAAGTTGATATCAGAAAAAGAGCGAAGGAGAAAATGGACTTGGAAGACAAAGGCGCGAATAAATATTCAGAGAGAAGTTTATCTCAGAGAAAAGACACGACAGACCATTTGAGACAATCAAAAGGTTCCGACGCGAGAAGATTCGACGAAGCGAGTTCCTCCCAAAGCGAGGAGCACCCTGTGTGCCATATGACTTCTCAATACAAACATTATTCCGTTGCTGTGATAAAGGATAAAGTTACTTTAAGCGATAAACGGTCGGGCCGTGGCCTAGACAGGACTTCCGGCGATAAGTCGCCGGAAACGAGAACGAGCAACAATACCAAAGAGTTTTTAGACGAGATGGAAATTAAGAAACGCGTTTCTGGCAGGACTCACGAAAGCGTTCAAAGTTCAAGAAAATCCGAATTGTTGCAGAAAGATCTGAAACCCGTCGACGGGGACGTTAGGTACACCGCGGAGGAGATACGCATGTTGAAGGAGTATAGGCGAAGAAAAGTTCAGGACAAGTCCAAGCATTCCTTTAAAACTTCAGAAGAGCCCCAGAAGAACGACGAGAACTCGTCTCGTTCCAGAAGCAGTAAACTCGAATGTCCCCAAATACGACAGTCCAATGAACTTCATGGAGCATGTTCAGAGCAGAATTTGTCGGTGGTCGAGTCGACTGCGAAGAAACTGGATACGCGAGAGGAAATGGGACATGCGTGTTCGAAAAGCTTCTGCAAGAACACTGATTTTGGGATTCAAGTGGCGAacgtgaatttaaaaatcaaagacAATGACATGGGCAAAGAGCTGATTCTGGGGGAGAAAGGCCAAGAACAGATAAAAGATTCCCTAGAAGGAATCCAGATCCAGATAAACGTATCGTGCACGGATCAAAACTCAAAGGGACAGGAGCAGAAAAGGTTGTTGTACGACGATAGAGGTTTGTACGAAGTTGAAGAGTCACCTGCATTAGACTGTCAATGTCGAATACACGCCAAAGAACAGGAAACGGTTGACGCTTCGAGAACGGCCGACAAAGTTCACAGAGTAACCGACAAGCCCGTGGACGCTGTTGAGGTAACTACTGTGGACACGAAtgcgaattttttcaaaaaacgtAGGAGAGCTTCGATGGGAACTAACGAAGACACTTGTGTTCTAACTTCGACACGTAGCGATGCATGTTGCAAAGAAATGTTGAAGGCGGACTCAGTGGGTATTTATCCCGTCGACGATAAATTGAAGCGTGCAATATCCAATACTGCCATAGTCgatgcaaataataaaattaaggcGAAGAGTAAGTGCGAAGGCGACAGAGAGGATAGCAAGAACTTGGAAACAGTGAAAGTACAAAAAGCACCTTTCACGAGTTTCGTGGACACTTCCATGGAAGTGTTCAAGAGACACGAGGAAAAGGAAGCGGCTCATCAGCCGAAAAACACGAAGAAACTACTAGATAGTGGTCTCGAAGCCAGATCGCTGAGTTCCCTGAACTCTTTAGATTTTAATTTCGACTACAAAAAGTACTCTAACGTGAACTTCGAACGCGAGCTGGACGACGATTACCCGGGCAAATGGAAGAAGCCAAAGATCGATCAGATTTTTGAAGACTGCGATGTGTTTCAAAGTAGTAGCGGCTACGTGAATCCTATTTTCTCGAGTATAGATAAGCTGGAGGACTTGCACACAGTTCCTGTATACACTACCAAAGACGGCAAGATATCCTACAGCCCTAATCGAAGATTTACCTACCACGAGCTGATGATGGAGGCTCGTAAACGAGAAACTTGTGTTTCTGCGAAGAAGTCTCATTATGCGGACACCTGGAACAATTATTATAACTCGAAATTTCGCAAACTGTATAAGAGAAAGCGGCATCATCCTTTCAGCGAGAAAAAGAAATACGAATTCAAGAGCACCAAGTATCTGTACGACAGGAAGAGGAATTATTCGGATGAGTTTTATGGAAAAAGTAACACGAGGTACAAGGATTATGTGCAtagcattaaaaataataatgctGTCTGGATAGATCAGTATAAAATGGACAGTAGCAGCGACTCGGATGAGGAGATCAAACGTCGCATTGCTGAAAGTAGTTCTAAAAAGAGTCACGAAACCAAACTTGTATCCTCCAAATCACCTAAAAACCATGTTACCGTTGACGAGTTGGATGGGGACTGTAGAAACAAGGAGGATGATATGTCTGATGTATGCTTAAGTAAAGATAAAAGTACGTGCTTAGAAGAATCACAGTCTGTTCAGGTGCAGTCGCTCGATGGTGGTACAG ATGCTACGTTGCCAACAACAGATCAGGGTAAAGAAGAGGCTAACTCTAATCTAAATGAATGTTCAGCATTGGAGGAATTATGTGAATTAACTCCAGAGAAGCTTGAAGTAAATGAAAGTAAGAATTTAAGCGATGAATGTACTGAACCGCCTGTTGATGAATCCAAAGATTCAACTGTTCCTGCTAATGAAGAAGAAACTGTAAATACTGCAGATGGATCTTCAGCTTTGGAGTTGCTCAATGAAGCTCCTTCATCAATGAACGAGGACGAGCAGAATGCATCGAGTAACGTTGAAGAAGACAAGAACAGCGAAATTTGTCTTTCAGAAACAACACAGCTCGATAAACAAGAAGAGGAAAGTGATGGTTCAAAAGTGGTGGATGATCAGCCTTCTGTAGATAATGCAGAGAATATAAAACAAGTTGATGCTTCCGAAGATTTGCAAAGTCATCAGACTGAGTCAGCAGAATTTGAAATAAACGTGGCAGATTGTCCAACAACAGAAAGTTCAGAGTCTCGTGTGGACTCTAGTAATATAACTGCGCAGATCTCGGAAGAATTTCTGGAATCTGAAAAATATATAAGCACCTCTGATAAAATGGCTGAAGAATCATCTGAGAATGTTAACAATAAAGTGGACGAAGAACCACCAATAATAtcagaagaaaatattttagattGTGCAGAAGAGAATATTCAACTCACGGAAGAAATAGTCCTTTTGTCTAAAGAGCAAGAACCTGAAGAATGTATGAGCGAAGAAATTGAAAAGAATGTTGAGTCATTAGTATATGAAAACGGTGGTAATTCTCCAAAAGAGGCTGTAAACGAGATGTCAGAAGAGCAAGAGAACTCTGAATCTCAATTAGTGCAGATGGACACAGCAATTGATCAACAAAATAATCTAGATTTTGGTATGCTTGAAACTGTTGAAAATCAAAAAGATATAGTCATTGCTTCTGTTCAGATGGGACAGAACGAAGAAGAACCAAATTTATTAGATTTTTCCAAAGATactatttataatgaaaatgataATGCCATTGAAAGTTTAGAAGCATCTAATGCGGAGGAAATGGAAATGGCTTTATCAAGTATAAAAGACACATCAGTGGAAGAACAGGAAATGATGGATCATCTGCATGACCACTGTAACGAAATGCAGAGTATGTCTGAACACAATTCGACTAGAAGTTCTTCGGTAGAAAAAGAGATGCCTGTTCTGAACGAGTATTGCACTATCGATGATTCTCCGGTTGAACATCCTGACGATATAGACAGAACGGAGTATGACACTGAAAAGCAAGATCCTCTGTCTTTTGATCCATATGGTAACTGCAGCCATTCGCCAGAAAGCAATACGGATGTAAAAGCAATACCAAAGCTCATCATCAAGAAGGATGCTTTAAATACAAAGCCCGAGTCTTTGTCAAACTGTACTGAAACTGATAATTGTTCGGACATGTACGATGCAAAGCTGCTTCCCGAAACACGacccaagattccaaaaatgATAATTGTGAAGAGTAGATCTCGTTCAGCAACTCCCACTGTAGAGCTCTTAGAAAAAGCAAAATCTGAAAGAACACCGCAACATTCTTCAGAGGACAACGATGTAAATGTAAACGTAGATAACAGCGATTCGGAACAGTACACCTTAAAGTACAACTATAAAAACAAGGTACCAAAAGTGAAGATAAAGTTGGAAGATATATCTTCAAAAGATTTGAAGCTGTACTTGAAGCGGAAGGCTTTGAAGAGTGTTCCAAAAATGAAGATCaagaaacttaaaaatcaaGATGTCAAGCatgtttcaaaatatgaaacacAGGATACCTCTGAGTCGGACGCTACTGATTCTGAAAACGAGAGTCACCAGGCATCAATGGTTAGCGATGCAGAATCAGAAAAGATACCAAAGCTGAGACTGAAGAGACAAGACGAAGACAAATCTGCGGAGCAAGTAAGAGAAAAAGATTCCAAAGTGATCCCAAAGAAAAGCAGGAAAACGAAGGAAGAAGATGCAAAGCATTCGGTGAAGCAGGACAACATCGCAGCTGACGATGAGCTTAGAAAAAAGTTTCCACAATACATTATTGAGAAAGTTCCCAAAGTTATTATAAAAAGAACGCAAATAGGGACAGAGTTTAAATGTGAAATTAGCAAAAGTAAAAAGGCCTCGGTTGCTGAAACCTCAAAGTGGCAACCAAAGGTGAAGCTACAGAGGCTAGAACTTTTGGATCATATCGTGAAGGATTTGAAGCAATCAAAAATTACATTAAAGAATATATTCAACACGCCAACTCTTGTTACAGATAGCAGTACCAGTGTTGCTGACAAGAATTTAAATCAGAATAGTAAAGTTAAATTATCTAGGTCTAATTCAGTATCCAGTTTATCTCCTGTAAAGTGTAAACAGAGGAGATTGTCAGATTCTGGTTACTTAAAGGATACCAAATCAATTAGTGAGTTCAGTAGCAATTCAAGAAGTTCCAATGATAGGGTAGCTGGTTCTACATTAGTCAACGATGAAACTGCaaagaagaaaaatagaaaGAGATTGTCTTCTCAGAGTAAATCAGTGAATACTGATCTAAATAATCAGAATGAGTCAGATGAAATGTCAAGGAGCACGGAcaggaactttagaaattttcttataaatgaatataatgaTCTGATGATTACAAAAGGCGAATACAATTCGTGTTTTATGACTGAGGAAAGCTCACCTTCCGTAGAAAACAAGTTTCTAGAATCTGATATTACACGGTTACACAGCTACGACAATAATGATAATTCCATTATCAAAGTTGAGTCTTCAGATGATAGTCAAACCACCATAGAAATTTTGCCAGCATCGCCGGATAGCTGTGACGgtgaaacagaaaaaaattgtgaattcgAGAGGATTAATAAATTGCACATGGAGGATGCTATACCAACTCAACTGGAACTTGAATTAGAGCTCATTGATAATAAAATGCAACATTCCGGTATGTTTATGTTAGACAACGATCATGCTTCACATTCCAAAAATGAGTATCTAAACGAGAAGTCGAGGGAAACTTACTTCAGCGAGTTCCAACGTTCTTCGGATGATACTTTCAGTCAGAATAAGTACATGTTTGAACAGAATGGACAGAGTTCGAGGAATACATCAAATGATTACTTTTACTGCACCGATTTGTTAGTCAAAGAAGTGCTAGCTGCCAAAGAGGCTCTGAAGAAATGTCTAACTCGACCTGAGAACAAAGATCTGGAAAGCTGGACGTCAAGGCCTAAAACTATGGCAGAGAAGAAGCAAGgttcaagttttaattttaaggGTTTTGAAGAGTCATGTGAACCTGAATGCGCAGGTTGCAATGATGGCGATGATGCAAAGGTACAtaggaaatctaagaatttggaaaagaaAGAACACAAATCTCCTCGTCGAGACGCTGAAGAAGCTGAAGAAAGATACTTGAAGCAGAATAAGCATCTCTCTGTGGGAAAAGAGATCTCAAAGGATTCACAGAATGAAATGATTTACACTGTAGAATGTCCTACAGCTTCTACGTGTGGACGCACTAATGTACCTGAGTCAACTACAATTTCTTTGAAGACTTCTAAGAAATCGGATAAGGATTCAACGAATGAAGTATCTGCGATAGAAACTGATATTACGGAATTAACTGATAAGCTCAAAGATGGAAAAGAATTTCACGGAGAGAAATCTAAGAAGGAAGCGAACAGCACTCAGAGTCAAAAAGAGGAGGGTTCAAACGATTCGAAGACGAAGGAAGACAATATGCCATTATTAATACCAGAGTTTGCCTTGAACTTTGATTCCAGTTCAGATAGAGATAGTTCCAGGTCCCCTCCAGTAATAACGAATCAAGAAGAGGTTAATAATGCGACAACGGGTGAAAAGAGTATAGAAAACAAAGTGATAGCTCCTATTGAGAAAATAGCAGAGGGTAAAGATTCTTACAAGGATTGTGAAATGACCATTGCTGATATTATAACGCAACTAGCTTATCATGAAAAG GCAACAATAAAACATAAAAGGTATTGTAACTTATGCGAGAGATGGTTTCCCACAACATCACGACACCGAAGACACTTAGCCGGATATCAACACCGTTACATGGAACTGACACAACGTAAAAGTATTCACGCACTTTTCATTCTATTCACTGGTAAACCTTGTCCACGACTCTTACCAGCAAACGTCATTCGGAATGATTGTTCTATTGGAGAATTAACGCCATTACAAATCGCTGTTCAG GATATCGCAAAGTGTGTAGAATATACACAACAAGATTTTAAAACAAAAGAATGA